Proteins from one Triticum aestivum cultivar Chinese Spring chromosome 7A, IWGSC CS RefSeq v2.1, whole genome shotgun sequence genomic window:
- the LOC123153498 gene encoding putative FBD-associated F-box protein At5g56820: MGQSGKGQCCSSRTKHEDRLSMLTDDILLSILGRVDTATATRTSVLSKRWRDLPWLLPVLNLRVWDFLPHSCPEPIAAHHMDQAMSRLTKATRSLLADPNSKSTIIKRLSLQLYVTGDYALEIGSLACDAIDCGVVKNMCLAIVDEKDPRDCEHEYMLQQALAVDGFLTAYPSVFQCLTKLRLYNVWFAEWDMQHLLFDSCKQLKQLSLSHCDVGDSSVWQINAPDSKLRILEVRMSCLKRIEVLCLPKLKHLSWDEWFCFEAPLRFGSVPSLKVQGLICGATIDHQEFSLSQVLHGTRNIHTLPLARRRRPNQWRRRAIWRSLQTYATTGLNFCWIRLTGNFSTRFPLGEVTADVEQPDPLVLMSVEPPAPAHTDSSCTGAVGQLGSASEHSDPAGKRKQ, encoded by the exons CGAACAAAGCATGAAGATAGGCTCAGCATGCTGACTGATGACATATTATTATCTATCTTGGGGAGAGTTGACACAGCCACGGCAACACGAACTAGCGTGTTGTCAAAGCGGTGGAGAGATTTGCCATGGTTGCTTCCTGTGCTCAACCTTCGTGTCTGGGATTTTCTGCCCCATTCATGCCCAGAACCCATTGCAGCACATCACATGGATCAAGCAATGTCACGTCTAACCAAAGCAACTAGGAGTTTGTTGGCTGACCCAAACAGCAAATCCACCATCATCAAAAGGCTAAGCCTTCAGCTCTATGTGACCGGCGATTACGCACTTGAGATTGGCTCACTGGCTTGCGACGCGATTGATTGCGGGGTAGTAAAAAACATGTGCCTTGCAATTGTTGATGAGAAGGATCCTAGAGACTGTGAACATGAGTATATGCTACAGCAAGCCCTGGCCGTCGATGGGTTTTTAACAGCCTATCCTAGTGTGTTTCAGTGCCTCACAAAGCTCCGTCTGTATAATGTGTGGTTTGCTGAGTGGGATATGCAACACCTCCTGTTTGACTCCTGCAAGCAACTCAAGCAATTATCTCTGTCCCACTGTGATGTTGGGGACTCTTCAGtatggcagataaatgcaccagaTTCCAAACTCAGAATCCTTGAAGTCCGCATGTCCTGCTTGAAGAGAATTGAGGTGCTCTGCCTACCAAAACTGAAGCATCTAAGTTGGGACGAGTGGTTTTGTTTCGAGGCCCCCTTGCGTTTTGGTTCTGTTCCATCCCTCAAGGTGCAGGGCCTTATTTGTGGTGCAACCATTGATCATCAGGAGTTTAGTCTGAGCCAGGTTCTACATGGTACCAGAAACATCCATACTCTTCCCCTAGCTCGACGGCGGAGGCCGAATCAATGGCGGCGGCGAGCAATATGGCGGAGTTTGCAGACCTACGCCACAACGGGCTTGAATTTCTGCTGGATCCGCTTGACAGGTAATTTCTCCACT AGGTTCCCGCTTGGAGAGGTCACTGCGGATGTTGAGCAGCCAGATCCATTGGTGTTGATGTCCGTCGAGCCGCCGGCACCGGCACACACGGACTCGTCGTGCACGGGTGCGGTTGGACAACTCGGCAGCGCTTCTGAGCACAGCGATCCCGCTGGCAAGAGGAAGCAGTAG